A stretch of the bacterium SCSIO 12827 genome encodes the following:
- the phaC gene encoding class I poly(R)-hydroxyalkanoic acid synthase: MTKTSKKSPPRIEAKEGDQASPFPDPEEAQRAAQALNERCQRIMRRFWDRQAEQHGFQIPDPLVVGKAFFELGAAMLQDPAKLAEAQSKLWQGYADLFDSASKRLNGEEAAPVAAPAPDDKRFKDEAWSENVLFDTLKQSYLLTSNWIREAVSDVDGLDPKTREKVTFYTRQWVNALAPTNFAATNPKVIQRTLDTKGENLVKGLDHLLTDLERGEGQLRISMTDETAFTLGQNIAVSPGKVVYQNDLMQLIQYAPSTEKVFKRPLLIVPPWINKFYILDLQPKNSFIKWAVDQGHTVFVVSWVNPDESLADKSFEDYMLEGPLAALDAIRGATGEDSVNVIGYCIGGTLTASTLAYLAAQPEGAKYTADRVASATFFTTMTDFSEPGELGVFIDEEQLDLLEEHMAEKGYLEGSYMSQVFNMMRDNDLIWSFVVNNYLLGREPMAFDLLYWNSDNTRMPAMMHGMYLRKMYLENRLVKPGGIELAGTPIDLTKIKTPVYMLSTSDDHIAPWKSTYAATQLYAGPVRFVLSASGHIAGVINPPAANKYCHWINTKSPKDPDVWFNAATRHEGSWWPDWQKWIGKKSGGQVAARRPGDGKLATIEDAPGSYAAVRLG, translated from the coding sequence ATGACCAAGACATCCAAGAAATCACCGCCCCGCATCGAGGCCAAGGAAGGTGATCAGGCTTCGCCGTTCCCCGACCCGGAAGAGGCGCAGCGCGCGGCCCAGGCGCTGAACGAACGCTGCCAACGCATCATGCGGCGGTTCTGGGACCGCCAGGCGGAACAGCATGGTTTTCAGATTCCGGATCCGTTGGTGGTCGGCAAGGCGTTTTTCGAACTGGGGGCCGCCATGCTGCAGGACCCGGCCAAGCTGGCCGAAGCGCAATCGAAATTGTGGCAGGGCTACGCCGACCTGTTCGATTCTGCGTCCAAGCGCCTGAATGGGGAGGAAGCCGCCCCGGTGGCCGCGCCCGCCCCGGACGACAAGCGGTTCAAGGATGAGGCCTGGTCGGAAAACGTCCTGTTCGACACCCTAAAGCAGTCCTACTTGTTGACGTCGAACTGGATTCGCGAGGCGGTCAGCGACGTTGACGGCCTGGACCCCAAGACGCGGGAGAAGGTCACCTTCTATACCCGGCAATGGGTCAATGCCCTGGCGCCCACCAATTTCGCTGCGACCAATCCCAAGGTCATCCAGCGCACCCTCGACACCAAGGGTGAGAACTTGGTCAAGGGCCTGGACCATTTGTTGACGGATCTGGAGCGCGGCGAGGGCCAGCTGCGTATTTCCATGACCGACGAAACGGCTTTCACCTTGGGGCAAAACATTGCGGTCAGTCCGGGCAAGGTCGTCTACCAGAACGATCTGATGCAGCTGATCCAATACGCGCCGTCGACGGAAAAGGTGTTCAAACGGCCGCTTCTGATCGTGCCGCCCTGGATCAACAAGTTCTATATCCTGGATTTGCAGCCCAAGAATTCGTTCATCAAATGGGCCGTCGACCAGGGCCATACGGTGTTCGTCGTGTCCTGGGTCAATCCCGATGAAAGCCTGGCTGACAAGTCCTTCGAGGACTACATGCTCGAAGGCCCCCTGGCCGCCCTGGACGCAATCCGCGGCGCCACGGGCGAGGACAGCGTCAATGTCATTGGCTATTGCATCGGCGGCACTTTGACGGCGTCGACCCTGGCTTATCTGGCGGCGCAGCCGGAAGGCGCCAAATACACCGCCGACCGTGTCGCCTCCGCCACTTTTTTCACGACCATGACGGATTTTTCGGAACCCGGCGAACTGGGTGTGTTCATCGACGAGGAGCAGTTGGACCTGCTTGAGGAACATATGGCGGAAAAGGGCTACCTCGAAGGCAGCTACATGAGCCAGGTGTTCAACATGATGCGGGACAACGACCTGATCTGGTCTTTTGTCGTCAACAATTACCTGCTGGGCCGCGAGCCGATGGCCTTCGACCTGCTGTACTGGAATTCCGACAACACGCGCATGCCCGCCATGATGCACGGCATGTACCTGCGCAAGATGTATCTGGAAAACCGGCTGGTGAAACCGGGTGGGATCGAACTTGCCGGAACGCCGATCGACCTGACGAAAATCAAGACGCCGGTCTACATGCTGTCGACCTCTGATGACCACATCGCGCCGTGGAAATCGACCTATGCGGCGACCCAGCTTTATGCCGGGCCGGTGCGCTTCGTGCTGTCCGCTTCGGGCCATATCGCGGGTGTGATCAACCCGCCGGCGGCGAACAAGTACTGCCACTGGATCAACACCAAGTCGCCCAAGGATCCGGACGTCTGGTTCAATGCGGCGACCCGACATGAGGGCTCGTGGTGGCCCGATTGGCAAAAGTGGATCGGAAAAAAATCAGGCGGCCAGGTCGCCGCCCGCAGGCCGGGCGACGGTAAGCTGGCGACCATCGAAGATGCGCCCGGGTCTTATGCGGCGGTGCGCCTGGGCTAA